In Zingiber officinale cultivar Zhangliang chromosome 6A, Zo_v1.1, whole genome shotgun sequence, a single genomic region encodes these proteins:
- the LOC121998193 gene encoding leucine-rich repeat extensin-like protein 1 has protein sequence MAALLHLLSRFLLLFVVFTGGAAQFANPRLRDAYIALQFWKRTAIFSDPNNITGNWIGPGVCSYTGVFCARLPDSPNVTVVAGVDVNHADIAGYLPAKLGLLADLALLHLNSNRFCGTLPHTFGRLLRLHELDLSNNRFVGRFPFVVLRLPALRFLDLRFNDFEGPIPPALFRRPFDAIFLNDNRLRSGIPETLGASPVSVLVLANNLLGGCIPASIGGMAGTLNEIILLNDDLSGCIPPQIDLLRRATVFDVSFNDLQGPLPVSVSGIRSIEQLNVAHNRLTGRIPAGICQLPRLRNFTYSFNYFVGRPPACARRGAAKFDGRENCIVGLPKQRPPRQCTSPAVQSFDCSRSNCFVGGAITSPPPPSPRFNIRRRTPRPPSAPVGNMPRGNFRVPSPPPPPYETVPSSRTHPPPTPSKYHPTTPPPATTSPPPYNTIPPASPSTLFTSPPPPFIPWEATPSSVLPPPPPQLPPIFGVSYASPPPPAIP, from the coding sequence CCTTCTCCACCTCCTCTCgcgcttcctcctcctcttcgtcgTTTTCACCGGTGGCGCCGCCCAGTTCGCAAATCCTAGGCTGAGAGACGCCTACATCGCCCTCCAGTTTTGGAAGCGCACCGCCATCTTCTCCGACCCCAACAACATCACCGGAAACTGGATCGGCCCGGGTGTCTGCTCCTACACTGGCGTCTTCTGCGCCAGACTCCCCGACTCACCCAATGTCACCGTCGTCGCTGGCGTCGACGTCAATCACGCCGACATCGCCGGGTACCTCCCTGCCAAGCTCGGCCTCCTCGCTGACCTCGCCCTCCTCCACCTAAACTCGAACCGCTTCTGCGGCACCCTCCCCCACACCTTCGGCCGCCTCCTCCGCCTCCACGAACTCGATCTGAGCAACAACCGCTTCGTCGGTCGCTTCCCCTTTGTCGTCCTCCGCCTCCCCGCCCTGCGCTTCCTAGATCTGCGTTTCAACGACTTCGAGGGTCCCATCCCGCCCGCCCTCTTCCGCCGCCCCTTCGACGCCATCTTCCTCAACGACAATCGCCTCCGCAGCGGCATCCCTGAAACCCTAGGCGCCTCCCCTGTCTCTGTCCTAGTTTTGGCTAATAATCTCCTCGGCGGATGCATCCCGGCCTCGATCGGCGGCATGGCGGGGACGCTCAACGAGATCATCCTCCTCAACGACGACCTCTCGGGCTGCATCCCACCCCAGATCGACCTGCTCCGCCGCGCCACCGTCTTCGACGTCAGCTTCAACGACCTCCAGGGTCCGCTGCCGGTTTCCGTCTCCGGAATAAGGAGCATCGAGCAGCTCAACGTCGCGCATAACCGTCTCACCGGGCGGATCCCTGCGGGCATCTGCCAGCTGCCACGGCTCAGGAACTTTACCTACTCATTCAACTACTTCGTCGGCCGGCCGCCGGCTTGCGCTCGGAGGGGGGCGGCGAAGTTCGACGGCAGAGAGAATTGCATTGTCGGACTGCCAAAGCAGCGGCCTCCGCGGCAGTGCACGTCCCCGGCGGTCCAATCGTTTGATTGTAGTAGGTCGAACTGCTTTGTCGGCGGCGCCATCACGTCCCCGCCTCCTCCTTCCCCAAGGTTTAACATTCGCAGGCGTACTCCGAGGCCGCCGTCTGCTCCAGTTGGGAACATGCCCAGAGGCAACTTTAGGGTACCATCCCCACCACCGCCACCATACGAAACAGTCCCTTCTTCTAGAACGCACCCGCCACCGACGCCGTCGAAGTACCACCCAACGACTCCTCCTCCAGCTACCACTTCTCCACCACCTTACAACACTATTCCACCGGCATCACCATCAACGCTTTTCACATCCCCGCCGCCTCCTTTCATTCCATGGGAAGCTACACCATCTTCAGTACTTCCACCTCCGCCACCACAGCTCCCTCCAATCTTTGGCGTCTCCTATGCCTCTCCACCCCCTCCGGCGATTCCATAA